A region from the Flavobacterium enshiense genome encodes:
- a CDS encoding S41 family peptidase yields MRVKKIYLPIILATALAVGVLIGGYLNFSGPGRGFTSNSNRSKLNKLIELIESEYVDDVNTDSIVDLTVNGILEKLDPHSVYIAKGEMEQVSQSMKGDFVGIGVNFYMYNDTVAIIKPIEKGPSEAAGLKAGDRILYAGKTKLFGRKLPSDSLFSKLKGEEGSKVQLTIYRKSENKKFNVTITRGVIPIKSVDIATMLDKKTGYIKVNRFAETTYKEFHNGLLGLKKQGATELIVDVRDNGGGYMEMADEIADEFLKNDELIVKTKNKKGNIDKTYATEAGNFENGKVYVLINENTASASEILAGAIQDNDRGTIVGRRSFGKGLVQKEIPLGDGSAVRLTVARYYTPSGRSIQKPYNHGTEEYFNDFQKRFVSGELFAADSIKVADSLKFKTKKGRIVYGGGGIIPDVFVPIEGGHGDEALGMLMQSGLLSYFVFEQLDKDRKVFQNLTFPQLVQKLEATDVYFQNFKSYISKSGLVINMDNQKPTVKRFIAAEFARQLFDESKYFEMVLKEDAMIKTVLKKK; encoded by the coding sequence ATGAGAGTTAAAAAAATATACTTGCCGATTATTCTTGCAACGGCTTTGGCGGTGGGCGTACTCATTGGTGGTTACCTGAATTTTTCGGGACCAGGCAGAGGATTTACGTCGAATTCGAACCGAAGCAAGCTGAATAAGCTTATCGAACTAATTGAAAGCGAGTATGTTGATGATGTGAATACCGATTCGATTGTAGATTTGACGGTAAACGGAATCCTGGAGAAACTGGATCCGCATTCGGTATACATTGCGAAAGGCGAAATGGAGCAGGTGTCCCAAAGCATGAAGGGAGATTTTGTGGGTATTGGTGTAAATTTCTATATGTATAACGATACGGTTGCCATCATTAAGCCGATTGAAAAAGGGCCATCGGAAGCAGCCGGATTAAAAGCCGGTGACCGAATTCTGTACGCCGGTAAAACAAAACTCTTCGGAAGGAAATTGCCAAGCGACAGTTTGTTTTCAAAACTGAAAGGGGAAGAAGGTTCGAAAGTGCAACTGACCATCTATAGAAAATCAGAAAATAAAAAATTCAACGTTACTATTACCCGAGGAGTCATACCGATAAAAAGCGTGGATATTGCCACTATGTTGGATAAGAAGACCGGTTACATTAAAGTTAACCGTTTTGCCGAAACCACCTATAAAGAATTTCATAACGGTTTGCTTGGATTAAAAAAACAAGGAGCAACGGAGCTTATTGTTGATGTTCGCGACAATGGAGGCGGTTATATGGAAATGGCAGACGAGATAGCCGACGAATTCCTCAAGAATGACGAACTCATTGTAAAAACAAAAAATAAAAAAGGCAATATCGATAAGACCTATGCTACAGAAGCCGGGAATTTCGAGAACGGAAAAGTCTATGTGCTGATCAACGAAAATACGGCCTCGGCGAGCGAGATTTTGGCTGGTGCCATTCAGGATAACGACAGAGGTACTATTGTAGGACGTCGTTCTTTTGGAAAAGGTCTGGTGCAAAAAGAAATACCATTGGGTGATGGTTCGGCGGTGCGATTAACGGTGGCGAGATATTATACGCCTTCGGGACGTTCAATCCAAAAGCCTTATAATCATGGGACGGAAGAATATTTTAATGATTTTCAAAAACGTTTTGTGAGTGGGGAGCTTTTTGCTGCTGACAGTATAAAAGTGGCCGACAGTTTAAAGTTCAAGACCAAAAAAGGGCGTATCGTTTATGGTGGCGGAGGGATAATTCCCGATGTTTTTGTGCCGATTGAAGGCGGTCACGGCGATGAGGCTTTAGGGATGTTGATGCAATCCGGACTGCTGAGTTACTTCGTCTTTGAACAATTGGATAAAGATCGAAAAGTATTCCAAAACCTTACGTTTCCTCAATTAGTGCAAAAATTAGAGGCGACGGATGTGTACTTCCAGAACTTCAAAAGCTATATTTCGAAAAGCGGATTGGTTATTAATATGGATAATCAGAAACCAACTGTAAAACGGTTTATAGCTGCTGAATTTGCAAGACAGCTGTTCGATGAAAGCAAGTATTTCGAGATGGTGCTGAAAGAAGATGCGATGATAAAAACAGTATTGAAAAAGAAATAA
- a CDS encoding TerB family tellurite resistance protein → MSISDLFDSEFKSRNKGHFSAIVRVAMADGDMSTEAKAFLDKLAVKLEISKDEYEEIMENPMKYPINAPSIYIHRLERLYDLSRMVFVDHVLGPKQKDLLAKFALALGFTPGNVKLIVEKALSLLVLNVDLDTFLYEMQHMNK, encoded by the coding sequence ATGTCAATTTCAGATTTATTTGATAGCGAATTCAAGAGTCGTAACAAAGGTCATTTCTCTGCTATTGTAAGAGTAGCCATGGCCGATGGCGACATGAGTACCGAAGCAAAGGCGTTCCTGGACAAGCTTGCAGTCAAACTGGAGATTTCCAAAGACGAATACGAGGAAATCATGGAAAACCCCATGAAATACCCCATTAACGCACCGTCCATTTATATTCACCGACTGGAGCGCTTATATGATTTATCCCGAATGGTATTTGTCGACCACGTTTTGGGTCCAAAACAAAAGGACCTCTTGGCAAAATTTGCTTTAGCCCTTGGTTTCACTCCGGGCAACGTAAAATTAATTGTTGAAAAAGCATTATCCCTTTTGGTACTAAATGTAGATCTGGATACATTTTTATATGAGATGCAGCACATGAATAAATAA
- a CDS encoding HupE/UreJ family protein has product MSEFLTYFNIGLHHVLDINAYDHILFLIALVTPYAFKDWKRVLILVSLFTLGHTLSLILSVFGVVYIKPGLVEFLIPITILVTALFNLFTAGKSGKNESITFIAMVTVFFGIIHGLGFSSYFKSILPGSATEKLVPTLEFAVGIEAAQIIVVLAVLIISYIVQTFFRFSKRDWSLVMSAFVAGVVLPMIIESDIWNR; this is encoded by the coding sequence ATGTCCGAATTTCTAACGTATTTTAATATCGGCCTGCATCATGTGCTGGATATTAATGCTTACGATCATATATTGTTTCTGATTGCCCTGGTTACTCCATATGCCTTTAAAGACTGGAAAAGAGTACTTATACTGGTGTCATTGTTTACGCTTGGTCATACATTGTCACTGATTCTTTCTGTTTTTGGTGTGGTTTACATCAAACCCGGACTGGTAGAGTTTTTAATTCCAATTACTATTTTAGTTACTGCTTTGTTTAATTTGTTTACGGCGGGAAAATCGGGTAAAAACGAAAGCATTACGTTTATAGCCATGGTAACGGTTTTTTTTGGGATCATTCACGGATTAGGTTTTTCAAGCTATTTTAAATCGATACTGCCGGGGAGTGCTACCGAAAAATTGGTTCCAACATTGGAATTTGCCGTAGGAATTGAAGCGGCACAGATTATAGTAGTGTTAGCGGTTTTGATAATATCCTATATTGTGCAGACGTTTTTCAGGTTTTCAAAACGGGACTGGTCTTTGGTTATGTCGGCTTTTGTGGCCGGAGTTGTGCTGCCGATGATAATTGAAAGTGATATTTGGAACAGATAA
- a CDS encoding deoxycytidylate deaminase, with amino-acid sequence MKVEKKEKYDKAYLRIAKEWGQLSYCQRKKVGAIIVKDRMIISDGYNGTPSGFENCCEDDEGLTKWYVLHAEANAISKVARSTQSCEGATLYITLSPCKECSKLIHQSGVKRVVYHEGYKDDSGLDFLRKAGVEVDIITELDLD; translated from the coding sequence ATGAAAGTAGAGAAGAAAGAAAAATACGATAAAGCTTATTTGCGCATTGCTAAAGAATGGGGGCAATTGTCCTATTGTCAGCGCAAAAAAGTAGGAGCAATTATAGTAAAAGACCGAATGATTATTTCCGATGGATACAATGGGACACCATCAGGGTTTGAAAATTGCTGTGAAGATGATGAAGGGCTGACTAAATGGTATGTGCTTCATGCCGAGGCTAATGCGATTTCCAAAGTGGCCCGTTCCACCCAGTCGTGTGAAGGAGCTACGTTGTATATTACGCTTTCGCCTTGCAAGGAATGCAGTAAACTGATTCATCAGTCGGGTGTGAAACGTGTGGTATATCACGAAGGGTATAAGGACGATTCCGGATTGGATTTTTTGAGAAAAGCCGGTGTTGAGGTAGATATCATTACTGAATTGGATTTGGATTAA
- a CDS encoding DUF3109 family protein, giving the protein MFQLGKTIVSEEILEKEFVCNLSACKGACCVDGDAGAPLTEEETKILAEIFPKVKPFLRPEGIAAIEEQGTFVVGEDGEFETTLIDGADCAYVIFDGKTALCGIEQAYNQGLVDWKKPVSCHLYPVRVKEFSEFSAVNYHKWHICDDACSLGKELGVPVYKFVKEALVRKFGQEWYSELEKVAEELEK; this is encoded by the coding sequence ATGTTTCAGTTAGGGAAAACCATAGTGTCGGAGGAGATTTTAGAGAAGGAGTTTGTGTGCAATTTGTCTGCTTGTAAAGGGGCTTGTTGTGTGGATGGAGATGCCGGTGCACCTTTAACGGAAGAAGAAACAAAAATTTTAGCCGAAATTTTCCCGAAAGTAAAACCCTTTTTGCGTCCGGAAGGCATTGCGGCCATCGAGGAGCAAGGTACTTTTGTAGTGGGAGAAGACGGTGAGTTTGAGACGACACTTATAGACGGTGCTGATTGTGCATATGTGATTTTCGACGGAAAGACCGCGCTTTGTGGTATCGAGCAGGCTTATAATCAAGGTTTGGTCGACTGGAAAAAACCGGTTTCCTGTCATTTATATCCTGTCCGTGTTAAGGAGTTTTCAGAGTTTTCTGCGGTGAATTATCATAAATGGCATATTTGCGATGATGCCTGTTCACTTGGAAAAGAACTGGGGGTTCCGGTATACAAATTTGTCAAGGAAGCTCTTGTTCGAAAATTTGGTCAGGAGTGGTATTCGGAATTGGAAAAAGTAGCCGAAGAACTTGAAAAATAA
- a CDS encoding ribonucleotide-diphosphate reductase subunit beta, whose product MSVVEPILQENKDRFVIFPIKHHDIWEWYKKSQASFWTAEEIDLHQDLTDWNTKLNDEEKYFIKHILAFFAASDGIVNENLAENFVNEVQYPEAKFFYGFQIMMENIHSETYSLLIDTYVKNEEEKDQLFHAIDVFPAIKKKAEWALKWIESDSFAERLIAFAAVEGIFFSGAFCSIFWLKKRGLMPGLTFSNELISRDEGVHCDFAVHLHNHHLVNKVSKSRITEIITDALNIEREFITESLPVSLIGMNSVLMTQYLEFVADRLLVELGCAKVYNSANPFDFMDMISLQGKTNFFEKRVSEYQKAGVLNKDTDSQKISFDADF is encoded by the coding sequence ATGTCAGTAGTCGAACCTATATTGCAAGAAAACAAAGATCGTTTCGTGATTTTCCCTATCAAACATCATGATATCTGGGAATGGTACAAGAAATCGCAAGCCAGTTTCTGGACTGCGGAAGAAATTGACTTGCATCAGGATTTAACCGACTGGAACACTAAGCTGAATGATGAAGAAAAGTATTTCATCAAGCATATCCTGGCGTTCTTTGCTGCTTCAGACGGAATCGTAAACGAGAATTTAGCGGAGAATTTCGTAAATGAAGTGCAGTACCCGGAAGCTAAATTTTTCTATGGTTTCCAAATCATGATGGAAAACATTCACAGTGAGACTTATTCATTGTTGATTGATACCTATGTGAAAAATGAAGAGGAAAAAGACCAGTTGTTCCATGCTATCGATGTGTTTCCGGCAATCAAGAAAAAAGCCGAATGGGCATTAAAATGGATTGAGTCGGATTCGTTCGCCGAAAGATTGATCGCTTTCGCGGCGGTGGAAGGTATCTTCTTTTCCGGAGCATTCTGTTCTATTTTCTGGTTGAAAAAACGCGGATTGATGCCGGGCTTAACGTTTTCCAACGAGTTGATTTCCCGTGATGAAGGAGTTCATTGTGATTTCGCGGTGCACTTGCATAACCATCACTTGGTAAATAAGGTTTCTAAATCAAGAATTACCGAGATTATCACCGATGCGTTGAATATCGAGAGAGAGTTTATCACTGAATCATTGCCGGTAAGTTTGATCGGAATGAACTCAGTGCTAATGACACAATATCTAGAGTTTGTGGCCGACCGATTATTGGTGGAGTTAGGTTGTGCGAAAGTGTACAACTCAGCCAATCCGTTTGATTTCATGGATATGATTTCGCTTCAAGGGAAAACCAATTTCTTCGAAAAACGAGTGTCAGAATACCAAAAAGCAGGAGTGTTGAACAAAGACACTGATTCGCAAAAAATTAGCTTCGACGCTGATTTTTAA
- the fbp gene encoding class 1 fructose-bisphosphatase, translating to MKQRKNTLGEFIIEKQEEFKYSSGELSRIINAIRLAAKVVNYKVNKAGLVDIVGAAGEQNVQGEDQQKLDVYANEVFIQTLINREIVCGIASEENDDFIAIHGKAGDDNNKYVVLMDPLDGSSNIDVNVSVGTIFSVYRRVTPIGTPVTLEDFLQPGDQQVAAGYVIYGTSTMLVYTTGHGVNGFTLNPAIGTFYLSHPNMQYPKDGKIYSVNEGNYIHFPQGVKDYIKYCQMEEGDRPYTSRYIGSLVSDFHRNMIKGGVYIYPTSSKAPKGKLRLLYECNPMAFIAEQAGGKASDGYQRIMEIKPTELHQRVPFFCGSQNMVEKAEEFMTKYK from the coding sequence ATGAAACAGCGCAAAAATACCTTAGGTGAGTTTATCATCGAAAAACAAGAGGAATTTAAGTATTCCTCCGGAGAATTATCACGTATTATCAATGCTATCCGTTTGGCTGCAAAGGTAGTAAATTATAAAGTAAATAAAGCCGGTTTGGTTGATATTGTTGGAGCAGCCGGAGAGCAGAATGTGCAGGGTGAAGACCAGCAGAAATTAGACGTTTATGCCAATGAGGTTTTTATTCAGACGTTGATCAACCGTGAAATCGTTTGTGGTATTGCTTCAGAAGAAAATGATGATTTTATTGCGATTCACGGAAAAGCTGGAGACGATAATAATAAATATGTGGTTCTGATGGATCCTTTGGACGGGTCTTCTAATATCGATGTGAATGTTTCTGTAGGGACCATTTTTTCGGTATACCGAAGAGTAACACCTATCGGAACCCCGGTTACCTTGGAAGATTTTTTACAGCCAGGCGACCAGCAAGTGGCAGCGGGTTATGTAATTTACGGTACGTCAACTATGTTGGTGTATACTACCGGACACGGCGTAAACGGATTTACATTGAATCCGGCAATCGGAACGTTCTACCTTTCGCACCCAAACATGCAATATCCTAAAGACGGTAAGATTTATTCGGTAAATGAAGGAAATTATATCCACTTCCCGCAAGGAGTGAAAGATTATATCAAATATTGTCAGATGGAAGAAGGCGATCGTCCGTATACTTCTCGCTATATTGGTAGTTTGGTATCCGATTTCCACCGAAATATGATTAAAGGTGGTGTCTATATTTATCCGACAAGTTCAAAAGCTCCAAAAGGAAAACTGCGTTTGTTGTACGAATGTAATCCGATGGCTTTTATTGCAGAACAGGCAGGAGGAAAGGCTTCAGACGGTTATCAAAGAATCATGGAAATAAAACCAACCGAACTGCATCAAAGAGTTCCGTTTTTCTGCGGAAGCCAGAACATGGTGGAAAAGGCAGAAGAATTTATGACGAAATACAAGTAA
- a CDS encoding FAD-dependent oxidoreductase: MFDVLIIGGGVSGVSCALILGSARKKAFAAEKQIGIITHQKASSLQDAIFHNAYGIPNGKLGSELLTESTHHLADIYPHVQQIEDEKALKVEGEAGNFTVHTNKKSYTSKNIVVAIGSSNLFAIEGLMHYIEPHKKSLAEKNRIQLKNIDHKVADGIYVCGTLAGHRSQLTIAAGSGAAVATDLLVLWNDGIETHSHDSIRK, from the coding sequence ATGTTTGACGTCCTTATCATTGGTGGCGGCGTTTCAGGTGTTTCCTGTGCCCTGATTTTGGGGTCTGCCCGTAAAAAAGCTTTTGCTGCCGAAAAACAAATCGGAATCATAACCCATCAGAAAGCATCCTCATTACAGGATGCTATTTTTCATAATGCATATGGGATCCCGAATGGGAAATTAGGTTCCGAGTTACTAACTGAGAGTACGCACCATTTAGCGGATATCTATCCGCATGTTCAACAGATAGAAGACGAGAAAGCACTTAAAGTAGAAGGGGAAGCCGGAAATTTTACCGTCCACACCAATAAAAAATCGTACACTTCAAAAAATATTGTGGTTGCTATTGGCTCTTCCAATCTGTTTGCAATTGAAGGCTTAATGCACTACATCGAACCGCACAAAAAATCGTTGGCTGAAAAAAACCGAATCCAACTCAAAAACATCGACCATAAGGTTGCAGACGGTATTTACGTTTGCGGTACCTTGGCCGGACACCGCAGCCAGCTCACCATAGCTGCCGGAAGCGGAGCCGCAGTAGCAACAGACTTGTTGGTTTTGTGGAATGACGGCATTGAAACACATTCACACGACAGCATCCGTAAATAA
- a CDS encoding MarC family protein has product MGFDWKEILTIGMVLFAVIDIVGTIPIIVDLRTKVGHIQSEKASIVSGIIMITFLFVGEEILKFMGVDVKSFAVAGSFILFFLALEMILGISIYKDEEPKTASIVPLAFPLIAGAGTMTTLLSLRAQYASINIVIAILINIIIVYVVLKLSGKIEHLLGKTGLGVIRKVFGVILLAIAVKLFAGNVKGLFV; this is encoded by the coding sequence ATGGGATTTGACTGGAAAGAAATTTTAACGATCGGAATGGTACTTTTTGCGGTAATCGACATTGTGGGAACGATTCCCATCATAGTGGATTTGCGCACGAAAGTGGGACACATTCAATCGGAAAAAGCATCGATTGTCTCAGGAATCATCATGATTACCTTTCTTTTTGTAGGGGAAGAAATCCTGAAATTCATGGGAGTGGATGTAAAATCCTTTGCAGTGGCCGGTTCCTTTATATTGTTTTTTCTGGCACTCGAAATGATCCTAGGCATAAGTATATACAAAGATGAAGAACCCAAAACAGCCAGCATTGTCCCTTTGGCCTTTCCCCTCATAGCCGGGGCAGGGACCATGACCACTTTGCTTTCCCTTCGAGCACAATACGCATCGATAAACATTGTAATCGCGATTCTCATCAACATCATCATTGTTTATGTCGTATTAAAATTATCCGGGAAAATCGAACATTTGTTAGGAAAAACAGGTCTTGGCGTTATCCGAAAAGTCTTTGGCGTAATACTTTTAGCCATTGCTGTTAAATTATTTGCCGGCAATGTTAAAGGTTTGTTCGTTTAG
- a CDS encoding ribonucleoside-diphosphate reductase subunit alpha, protein MYVVKRDGRRELVMFDKITDRVRILCYGLNDLVDPVKVAMRVIEGLYDGVTTSELDNLAAETAASMTVTHPDYAQLAARIAVSNLHKNTKKSFSETMSDMYHYVNPRTGQDSPLLSDEVYEAIMANAEILDSTIIYNRDFNYDYFGFKTLERSYLLRINGKIVERPQHMLMRVSVGIHLNDIPAAIETYELMSKKFFTHATPTLFNAGTPKPQMSSCFLLTMQDDSIDGIYDTLKQTAKISQSAGGIGLSIHNVRATGSYIRGTNGTSNGIVPMLRVFNDTARYVDQGGGKRKGSFAIYIEPWHADIFDFLDLKKNHGKEEMRARDLFFAMWMNDLFMKRVQDDAHWTLMCPNECPGLYDVYGDEFDAMYIKYEQAGKGRKTIKARELWEKILESQIETGTPYMLYKDAANRKSNQKNLGTIRSSNLCTEILEYTSADEIAVCNLASISLPMFVENGQFNHELLYDVTKRVTRNLNKVIDRNYYPVQEAENSNLRHRPVGLGVQGLADAFILMRMPFTSDEAKKLNQEIFETIYFAAVTTSMEMAKEEGPYSTFAGSPISQGEFQYNLWGLNDGDLSGRWDWTSLRKEVMEHGVRNSLLMAPMPTASTSQILGNNEAFEPYTSNIYTRRVLSGEFIVVNKHLLHDLVSLGLWNETLKQEIMRANGSIQDINGIPQDIKELYKTVWEMSMKDIIDMSRQRGYFIDQSQSLNLFMEGATFSKLTSMHFYAWQSGLKTGMYYLRTKSAVDAIKFTLSNDKKSETVPVPAEVANESAPMSEDEFRAMLERSKTAGPEDCEMCGS, encoded by the coding sequence ATGTATGTAGTAAAAAGAGACGGAAGAAGAGAACTGGTAATGTTCGATAAGATTACGGACCGAGTTAGAATCCTATGTTATGGATTAAATGATTTGGTTGATCCGGTAAAAGTGGCTATGCGCGTTATTGAAGGTTTGTACGACGGAGTAACCACTTCCGAATTGGATAATCTAGCGGCTGAAACTGCGGCTTCCATGACGGTAACTCATCCGGATTATGCGCAATTGGCAGCGCGTATTGCTGTTTCCAACTTGCATAAAAACACGAAAAAATCGTTCTCGGAAACGATGTCCGATATGTATCATTACGTGAATCCGAGAACAGGGCAGGATTCGCCTTTGTTGTCTGATGAAGTATATGAAGCTATTATGGCTAATGCGGAAATCCTTGATTCTACAATTATCTATAATCGTGATTTCAACTACGATTATTTCGGATTTAAAACCTTAGAGCGCTCGTATTTATTACGCATAAACGGAAAGATTGTTGAGCGTCCGCAGCACATGTTAATGCGTGTGTCTGTTGGAATCCACTTAAATGATATTCCTGCTGCGATTGAAACGTATGAGTTGATGTCGAAGAAATTCTTCACGCATGCAACGCCAACGCTTTTCAATGCCGGAACACCAAAACCGCAAATGTCGTCTTGTTTCCTGTTGACTATGCAGGATGACAGTATCGACGGAATTTATGATACATTAAAACAAACAGCTAAAATCTCGCAATCAGCGGGAGGAATCGGTTTGTCTATCCATAATGTAAGAGCGACAGGTTCTTATATCCGCGGAACTAACGGAACTTCAAACGGTATCGTACCGATGTTGCGCGTATTCAACGATACGGCTCGTTATGTAGATCAGGGTGGAGGAAAACGTAAAGGAAGTTTTGCGATTTACATCGAACCTTGGCATGCCGATATTTTCGATTTCCTGGATTTGAAGAAAAACCACGGAAAAGAAGAAATGCGAGCGCGTGATTTGTTCTTCGCCATGTGGATGAACGATTTGTTCATGAAACGTGTGCAGGATGATGCACATTGGACGTTAATGTGTCCGAACGAATGTCCGGGATTGTATGATGTATACGGCGATGAGTTCGATGCGATGTACATTAAATATGAACAAGCCGGAAAAGGAAGAAAAACTATCAAAGCCCGTGAGCTTTGGGAGAAAATCCTTGAATCGCAAATTGAGACAGGAACGCCATACATGCTTTATAAAGATGCGGCGAACCGTAAATCAAACCAGAAAAATTTAGGAACTATCCGTTCATCAAATTTATGTACGGAGATTTTAGAATATACGTCTGCTGATGAAATTGCAGTATGTAACTTGGCATCGATTTCATTGCCAATGTTCGTGGAAAACGGACAGTTCAATCATGAGTTGTTGTATGATGTAACCAAACGTGTTACACGCAACCTGAACAAGGTGATCGACAGAAATTATTATCCGGTGCAGGAAGCTGAAAATTCGAATCTGCGTCACCGTCCTGTAGGATTGGGCGTGCAAGGTTTGGCGGATGCATTCATTTTGATGAGAATGCCGTTTACCTCGGATGAAGCTAAAAAATTAAACCAGGAAATTTTCGAAACCATTTATTTCGCAGCGGTTACTACTTCGATGGAAATGGCTAAAGAAGAAGGTCCATACTCAACATTTGCAGGATCGCCTATTTCTCAGGGTGAATTCCAATATAATCTTTGGGGATTAAACGACGGTGACTTAAGCGGTCGTTGGGACTGGACTTCACTTCGTAAAGAAGTAATGGAGCACGGTGTTCGCAACTCGTTGTTGATGGCTCCGATGCCAACAGCTTCTACGTCACAAATCCTTGGAAACAACGAAGCGTTTGAACCGTATACTTCCAATATTTATACACGTCGTGTATTGTCTGGCGAGTTTATCGTTGTAAACAAGCATTTGTTGCATGATTTAGTGAGCTTAGGATTGTGGAATGAGACGCTGAAACAGGAAATCATGCGTGCCAACGGTTCGATTCAGGATATCAACGGAATTCCGCAGGATATCAAGGAATTGTACAAAACGGTTTGGGAAATGAGTATGAAAGATATTATCGACATGTCTCGTCAGCGTGGTTATTTCATTGACCAGTCACAATCATTGAACCTGTTCATGGAAGGGGCTACGTTTTCTAAACTGACATCAATGCACTTTTACGCTTGGCAGTCTGGTTTGAAAACGGGAATGTACTATTTGAGAACTAAATCTGCAGTAGATGCGATCAAGTTCACATTGAGCAACGATAAAAAATCAGAAACAGTACCTGTGCCGGCTGAAGTAGCCAACGAAAGCGCACCGATGTCTGAAGATGAATTCAGAGCGATGCTGGAACGTTCTAAAACTGCAGGACCTGAAGATTGCGAAATGTGTGGTTCATAA